The proteins below come from a single Rickettsia typhi str. Wilmington genomic window:
- a CDS encoding class I SAM-dependent methyltransferase — translation MNNLKKIKNITISKDLAEVQEHYQDYPYPFRDPNHEKERLLAICGEFLGELNHFLYKGKENFNNNFRCLIAGGGTGDSTIYLAEQLKDKNAEIIYLDFSKPSMEIAQKRAEVRGLKNIKWINNSILNIPNLKLGKFDYINCTGVLHHLANPDEGLKNLKASLKPTGGMGLMVYAKYGRTGVYQIQDLMKMINKDTKNRIEEIMNGKLILDNLPATNWYKRGCDLFSDYQNFGDIGVYDMFLHKQDRAYSIPELYEFIAKADLNFVDYLDPLEKILLRTENYIKDFTLLQKVKKMDKVTQEAISEILTGNIIKHSFYVSNQKDSVASLDNLDNIPYFHNIFNFAKQIYEYLESNSSSINNVINFTINNGILNNVNISMSIFRSTKYIFKYMIEEKSLREIFDAVRSELNQEISDEALLNEVKNVFMPLLNTNVLLLKSKDL, via the coding sequence ATGAATAATTTAAAGAAAATAAAAAATATTACAATTTCTAAAGATTTAGCAGAAGTACAAGAACATTATCAAGATTATCCTTATCCTTTTAGAGATCCAAATCATGAAAAAGAACGTTTACTTGCAATTTGTGGTGAGTTCTTAGGAGAATTAAATCATTTTTTATATAAAGGAAAAGAAAATTTTAATAATAATTTTAGATGCTTAATAGCAGGTGGTGGTACCGGTGATTCGACTATTTATCTTGCTGAACAGTTAAAAGATAAAAATGCTGAAATAATATATCTAGATTTTAGTAAGCCCAGCATGGAAATAGCACAAAAACGTGCAGAAGTACGAGGTCTTAAAAATATTAAATGGATTAATAATTCAATATTAAATATACCTAATCTAAAACTTGGAAAATTCGATTATATAAATTGCACTGGCGTGCTGCATCATTTAGCAAATCCCGATGAAGGTCTAAAAAATCTTAAAGCTTCTTTAAAACCAACAGGTGGTATGGGCTTAATGGTATATGCTAAATATGGACGTACTGGTGTTTATCAAATTCAAGATTTAATGAAAATGATAAATAAAGATACTAAAAATCGTATTGAAGAAATAATGAATGGGAAGTTAATTCTAGATAACTTGCCTGCTACTAATTGGTACAAAAGAGGTTGTGATTTATTTTCAGATTACCAAAATTTTGGTGACATTGGAGTTTATGATATGTTCTTGCACAAACAGGATAGAGCCTATTCCATTCCTGAGTTATATGAATTTATAGCAAAAGCAGACTTAAATTTTGTTGATTATCTTGATCCTTTAGAAAAAATTTTATTAAGAACAGAAAATTATATAAAAGATTTTACACTCTTGCAAAAAGTGAAAAAGATGGATAAAGTAACTCAAGAAGCAATTTCTGAAATACTTACAGGTAATATTATTAAACATTCATTTTATGTATCAAATCAAAAAGATAGTGTAGCATCTCTTGATAACCTTGATAATATACCATACTTCCATAATATATTCAATTTTGCCAAACAAATTTATGAATATTTGGAGTCTAATTCTTCATCAATAAATAATGTTATTAATTTTACTATTAATAATGGGATATTAAATAATGTTAATATCTCAATGTCAATATTTAGAAGTACTAAATATATTTTTAAATATATGATAGAAGAGAAAAGTTTAAGAGAAATATTTGATGCGGTACGCAGTGAATTAAACCAAGAAATAAGTGATGAAGCATTATTAAATGAAGTTAAAAATGTATTTATGCCATTACTTAATACAAATGTTTTATTGTTAAAATCAAAGGATTTGTAA